The Chitinophagaceae bacterium genome segment CATAGGCGTATTTACCTTTTTTTATTTTAGGTATGCTGTTCCTTTTAATCAATTCGTAAAGTGCTTTTTCTGAAATGCCGTATTCGTTCTGTACTTCAGAAAGATTTAAACAATCTGAAATTTCATAAAGTACCGGCTTTGGCTTTTTTATGGGTTTAGGCTTTGGCTGTTCCAGTAGTTTCATTAATTCGTTTTTCTTAACCCTTGTCAATCTCTCTGAAAGATTTACTGCTTTTAGAGTGCCATTATTAATTAGCCGGTAAGCTGTTCTTATTGAGCAGCCTATTAAAATTGAAACGTCCTTTACCGTTAGAATTTCTTTTTCTTTCAATTCTGTAATAGGACGGGTTTTTATTTTGATAGTTTCAGCATTTGACTTTTGTACCTTTTCTGCTCTTATCCGGGCTTTACTCACTAATGTTCCGCAACGCTTAGAACAATACTTTGTAACGGTGGTACGGGCTGTAAATTCCGTTCCGCAATGCTGACAAATACGCTGTATCTTAATATTAGAACTCATTAAGTAGCTTTAAGTATCATTAGTATAAAATAAGTGTAATTAAGTGCCATAATTTCACCAAAAAATAGCTGATTTTTGTACCTCAACTAATCGGGTACAACAAAGGTACAAATTTGTACCCAATAAACACATATTAATACAAAATAAACAGATAATTAAAAGCAATAAAAAAAGCCCTTAATTAAAGGCTTTTAGTAAGTTTATTAATTGTTTGTTCTTTGGTTGTTTTGTAGCGGTTACTTTCCAATGCAAAAATTCCTAAAAATATTCTCAAGCAGGTCGTCTGTTGATACACTGCCGGTTATCTCTCCCAAATTATTGAGGGCGCTTTTAATATCAAAAGCTACTAATTCTCCGGAACGATCCTCAAGCAAACCTTCTATAGATGCGTCTATAGCTTCTCCGGCTTTAGCAAGGGCTTCATAATGGCGTACATTGGAAAGTATATGGCTGCCGGCTTCTCTCTTCATCGCAGCGACCTGCTGATAGAGATGTTCTTTTAAGGCCTCGACACTTTCTTTTTCAGTTTTTGAAATATATAATACTTCATGACTGACTTTTGGCTTTAATAGCTTGTTATCAGCAACTAAATCTTTTTTGCTTCCAACTAAAATCAATGGCGTTTCCGTATTTTTTTTCAACAAACTGATGTCTTTTAAAACATCCTCCTCCGTGGAGGTCGATAAATCAAAAAGATAAATACAAATGTTTGCCAGTTCTACTTTTTTAAGGGCACGCTCAACTCCCTGCTTTTCGATTTTGTCAGTGGTGTCTCTGATACCTGCCGTATCCACAAAACGAAACAAAATACCTTTGATATTTATCTGTTCCTCAATCGTGTCGCGGGTAGTTCCGGCAATTTCAGAAACAATTGCTCTTTCTTCCTGTAAAATGGCATTTAAAAGAGTGGATTTCCCGGCATTAGGCCTGCCGGCAATAACGGTAGCTACTCCATTTTTAATGGCATTCCCATATTCAAAAGAAGCCATCAGGCTAAGAATAATTTCTTTTATTTCCCTCAATAGCTTCACCAACTGATCCCGGTCGGCAAACTCAACATCTTCCTCACTAAAGTCTAATTCCAACTCCAACAAAGAAGCAAACTTTATGAGCTCTTCACGGAGTTGGGTAATTTGATTTGAAAAGTCACCTCTCAGCTGTTGCAATGCAATTTTATGAGAAGCACCGGACTGAGAAGCTATCAGGTCAGCAACTGCCTCTGATTGGGCGAGGTCCATTTTGCCATTCATAAAAGCACGAAAAGTAAATTCTCCCGGTTGTGCAATTCGAGCCCCTTTTCTGACTATCAGCTCCAATAATCGCTTCATAATGTATGGCGAACCATGACAACTAATTTCTGCAATATCTTCGCCGGTATAAGAGGCCGGATTTTTAAAAATACTGACTAATACCTCATCTATTATTTCTTTTCCATCTTTTATCAATCCAAATAAAATGCTGTGGCTTTTTGCTTCAGTGGGTTTTTTTCCGCTAAAAATTTCATCCACTATACGAAAAGTATCTGCTCCCGAAATTCGAATAACTCCTACCGCACCGGTTCCTTCCGGAGTAATTGGTGCTGCTATGGTGTCTGTATTGTCCAAGCTTTTTTTATTTAAAATTTAAAAAGGAAATAAAATCGGCAGCATAATCGTGGCTACTATCCAGTAAATCAATGCCAAAGGGACTCCTACTTTCATGAAATCAAAAAATTTGTAGTTCCCTGCTCCGTAAACCATAGTATTTGTCTGATAGCCCACAGGCGTCATAAAACTTGCTGATGCAGCAAAAGCAACCGCCATTAAAAAGGG includes the following:
- a CDS encoding DNA-binding protein; this encodes MSSNIKIQRICQHCGTEFTARTTVTKYCSKRCGTLVSKARIRAEKVQKSNAETIKIKTRPITELKEKEILTVKDVSILIGCSIRTAYRLINNGTLKAVNLSERLTRVKKNELMKLLEQPKPKPIKKPKPVLYEISDCLNLSEVQNEYGISEKALYELIKRNSIPKIKKGKYAYVPKPIIEKLLT
- the mnmE gene encoding tRNA uridine-5-carboxymethylaminomethyl(34) synthesis GTPase MnmE; this translates as MDNTDTIAAPITPEGTGAVGVIRISGADTFRIVDEIFSGKKPTEAKSHSILFGLIKDGKEIIDEVLVSIFKNPASYTGEDIAEISCHGSPYIMKRLLELIVRKGARIAQPGEFTFRAFMNGKMDLAQSEAVADLIASQSGASHKIALQQLRGDFSNQITQLREELIKFASLLELELDFSEEDVEFADRDQLVKLLREIKEIILSLMASFEYGNAIKNGVATVIAGRPNAGKSTLLNAILQEERAIVSEIAGTTRDTIEEQINIKGILFRFVDTAGIRDTTDKIEKQGVERALKKVELANICIYLFDLSTSTEEDVLKDISLLKKNTETPLILVGSKKDLVADNKLLKPKVSHEVLYISKTEKESVEALKEHLYQQVAAMKREAGSHILSNVRHYEALAKAGEAIDASIEGLLEDRSGELVAFDIKSALNNLGEITGSVSTDDLLENIFRNFCIGK